The genome window GCATCGCCTTACCAAGCCAAACCATCCGTGGAGCAACGGTCAGGTGGAGCGCATGAACCGCACGATCAAAGACGCGACGTTCGAGCGTTTCCACTACGATGACCACGACCAACTGCGCACTCACTTGGCGGACTTCATGGCAGCCCGCAACTTCGCGCGCAGGCTCAAGACCCTCGGCGGTCTCACGCCCTACGAATGCATCTGCAAGTTCTGGACATCCGAGCCAGACAGATTCATCCTAAACCCGATCCACCAGATGCCGGGACTGAACACCTAGACGGGGCGGCTCTGTCGAAACATACGCACAAGCAGCCAGATCGAAAATGCCAACATCACCACGCTGATCGGAGACTTCAGCAAGAACAGGGGATCACACCGCCGGATGCGGTGAAACTGCCGCGGATCAAGCCCTCTAGCGCCGGTGCGAGTAGAAAGCCTATTACGAAGGGCAAGATCGAAATCGGCCAAGCGTCTCCTTAAACCTCAGCCCACTGCTGTCCCTTGATGCCCCCCAGAATGTCCCCTTGAGCGCCAGTCGCCGCCAGTGACAACCAGTCACGCATCGTCACAACCGCCTTATCTAGTTGCCAACGAAAGGGAATGTCTGCGCAAACCGAAAACCGCCCGCAAAATGGATGTTTAAAAATACAATGAAAACAGCTACTTGTGCGGCTCCGAAAACGAATCGAAAGCAATAGCCTGCGCAAGAAAGGCATAGTCTGCGCAAACTATTTTTGATCTTTTTCCACGGTAGATCGACTCGCGTCTTCCACGAAAAAGCCCGCCTCGAAGAGGCGGGCCATGAAACCTTTTTCGCTGGATAAGACTGTTTTCAGTTTTCCAGAGCATTCATGAACGGGTGGTCTTTCCGGTACAGCGTCTGGTAGCCACTATGGGTGAACGGTGTGGCGGCCCGGGAGCACTTGGTCTTAGCGACCCACCAATCCGTGAAGTGATCCCTGGTCAGGGTCTCGGCGCGGACATCCTGCGAACCCGCGACTGCACTTTTCGTGACTTCCAGCAAGAGGCCCCACCGTGATGCCGAGGCGGCGACCAGCCGGTCGAAGAAGTCCTGCGTCATCAGATCATGATCCACCTCGACCCCGGCCCGGAGCGCATAGCTGCCGACAATTTCGTGGATGGTCAGATAATCATGAGGCACATCGATGTCGGTGAAGCGGATGCGGTGCAGGAGCCGATGGAGCTGGGGCTCAGAATTGATATAATCATCCAGTTCCGGTACGCCCGAAAAAATCAGCATCAGCGGCCAGTCATGGGATTTCATCAAGGTCTTGAAGGAATCGAGCACAGCGCGGCGGTCTGCGTCACTCTTCCCGCGAAAGATGTGCTGAGCCTCGTCGAAATGAATGCCGACAATCCCTGCGAGCTTGGCCTCCCGAAAGATGATGTCCCAAATCTCGTTCTGTGTCAGCCTGGCCTTGGCGCTGACCGGATAGCCGATGGCGTTTGCGGTCGCCTTGCTGAGATCTTTCCAGGTACCGATACCCTTGAGCACACATTCAGCAAAACGCGCGCAAGACCCGTCCGGGAGGGTGATCTTGTCGTCATTGAAGCGGCGGATCAGGGCGCCAATTTCTGTCGTCTTGCCGGTCCCGGAGGGGCCAGTCACGAGAAGACCCTCGGTCTCGAAACGGCCGCCGCTGATCAGGTGTCCCATGTGCGCGCTGAACACCCGGGCAAAGTCCGACTTCAGCTTCGCGGCACGTACCAGGGGATAGATCCGATTGCCCGTATTTGCGGCCGCGTCGCGGTACGCATCAATGATAAATTCGCTCATACTTTACTCTCCTTGATTGGGTTGAACATAGGTTTCGTAATGGTGGACGGTTGGTCGATCTCCGCATCGGGCCGCAGCGCGTCGGGTTCGATCGATTGCGTGGACGGTTTCGACGGCAGGGAGTCTTCTGGTGCGGCGGGTGCCGTCATCTCATCCTGTGTCGACAATTCATCACGGGGACAGGTCGAATTGGTCCGGTCCATGATCTTTCCGGCTGCCATCGTTGTGGTCGACCGGTACATGGGCGCGAACTCCACGTTTGCCATGTCGGCTGCGTCTTTTCTAAGCTTGTCGATCCGCGAATATGACGAAGGCAGATTGGAGTCAGGATAGAATCCCGACTCGCGAACCCTACGCCTTCTAGCCTCCGAGAGATGGCTCTCGTGCAATGTCCGCAATTCAGGATTTGCTTCACTGGCGGAGCGCATGACAGCCAAGGCCTCTTCAAGCGTCAGGTCCGCGAATGTCGTCATCTTCAGGTCCGCTGTGATGATCTCCTTCGATTCTTCACTAAGGACAGTCACCTGACGCAGGTCGTCTGGGTTCAGCATGACGGTGCATTTCTTGCGTGCGCCGCCCGCAAA of Sulfitobacter sp. DSM 110093 contains these proteins:
- a CDS encoding ATP-binding protein; translation: MSEFIIDAYRDAAANTGNRIYPLVRAAKLKSDFARVFSAHMGHLISGGRFETEGLLVTGPSGTGKTTEIGALIRRFNDDKITLPDGSCARFAECVLKGIGTWKDLSKATANAIGYPVSAKARLTQNEIWDIIFREAKLAGIVGIHFDEAQHIFRGKSDADRRAVLDSFKTLMKSHDWPLMLIFSGVPELDDYINSEPQLHRLLHRIRFTDIDVPHDYLTIHEIVGSYALRAGVEVDHDLMTQDFFDRLVAASASRWGLLLEVTKSAVAGSQDVRAETLTRDHFTDWWVAKTKCSRAATPFTHSGYQTLYRKDHPFMNALEN